The Silene latifolia isolate original U9 population chromosome 4, ASM4854445v1, whole genome shotgun sequence region CTCCGTAACTATTTGTAACTAGTGCAAGTCACGCATTTAACGCCACAGGTCGCACGTAATTCTGACTAAGTGTATACATGCGGGGTTTGTTACATGTTTTGGAAGTTAGTGGGTGTGGGTCCCACGTGTGTTTCCtagttatacaagttaggagtCTTCTACGTAATTTTGCATAGGTTTAGTTTGTTtaggaaattaattaattaatttcttaattgtctttgtttcctaattagactagatcttttatttagtgtggaATAAATCTATATAAAGGCCCTAATATTAGTCTAGGTTAAATGAAGGAGGTGGAGATAGTATTTGTGAGCACAATCTTATGagagtcgatttgtgaggttccctCCGGAGAGGAAGCTTCAGCTTGTTCCGGGCTCAAGTAGATTGGCGTTCGTCTGAATTTGGAGATCGAAGGAGTCTGTTTGGATCTTGTTGATCTCAAGATCGTTTGTCCTTCATCTCGtttggggtagtctcttttgttcccttgagattactattttgttggtagaatagggtatacttttggctcatattgagcgcgtgtgtaCCGGTCTACTTTTGTACTATTATCTCCACAATAGTGAATTTGCTCTCCTtcagggtggacgtagccagttattttactggtgaaccacgtataTCTGTGTGTTACTTTATTTGTTATTCGCTATTGTTTTGTTCTTATCACCCTAATCAACTAACTattgggtaacgggacgcctccgttacaacagaacccatgaccacttgtttaagagatgagagctcttaccactcacaccagccaactttggttaTTCCATTTTGgatgtctcaatcatttgttgtcctttctattttaagaatgaacttgatgaacaatttgatcgtTCATacacaatttggtccacttgtcatttagtaattggcctccTCTTTCTTtgctctttgtgccaaaaccaaaggacaacaattaaccgggacggagggagtaatataaaTCAGTCTCCAAAATCAAAATTTACCAACAATGCCCAACACACACATGGTAAGAGACCTCAACAATAAACAAATGACGAGAACAATTGCTGGAAAATGCGAGCGAGCAAATGAAAATGCACCAAAATGCTTCGACTACTCTCCTTTATTTTGGTCTAGCACCAGAATTACCGATCatttcaaaaatagaaaaggtaaacaaatgacgggAACAGAGAAAGTAAAGCGGGTACCTTAGATTGAGCTTCAGCAACCATAGCAGCAGAAATATCACTAGCAGAAACAACAGCACCAAGTTTGGCAAGGGGAACCGACAACAAACCCGTCCCACAACCAGCATCACAAACAGTAACACCCTTCAAACTCCGCTCATCAGACAACAACTTAACAACATTCTCAACAGTTTGTGCATGTCCAACCCGTATATCTTTCTGAACCTTATTAACATCATCAGTATCTCCATATATCTTCTTCCAACGCTGAAACCCGGTACCATTGAAATACTCTCGGACAACCTCCTTATCCCCGCCGCCGACCTCCACGGCCTGTTGACGGCGGCGGAGTTCCGGGTCGGAGAGTGAGAGTGCGGCGGCGAGGGCGGCGAGGGAGCCGCCGGTTAGGATGGTGATGGCGGTGGTTGTGGTGTCTGGATTGGTTGCGTGGAGGGGTGCGAATGTGGGTTTGCGGGTTCGGGTTAGGTTGGTGGTGCGGTTGAGAGTGGTGGAGGGAaaggggagtgggagtgggaGTGGGAATGAGAGTGGAGTTTTGGTTGAGAAGGTGGACATGTTTGGAGTTGGGGTGTTGGTGGTGGGAAAGGTTCAACGAACTTACATTTGGGGAGTAATGTAATCCTATTGAGGATAGGATTTTGATTTCTTTGGGTTGCTTTTTGTGATGCACACTGGGTGCGGAGGGCAAATCGAACCCATTTATAAATCAAAATAAACTGAAATTCGAATTTAGAATTTTTaaaatttagtttttttttccCGGTTTGGACAATcgaattggttttttttttagtgtGAATCGATTTTGTATTCGGGTGGACATGTTGGGAGAGTTTTCATAGACTGGAGGTGGTGCTAAAAGGTTAGTGGCGTTCGACAAGGGTGAAGTAGTGTAGAGAGGGAATTTataatcttatctttataaatacaGAAACATTTAGAGCAATTCTGTGCGTCCACATCACCaaatctatttttttttcttctttcttttataCCATTAAATGCGGGACCCACCGAAAAATTAAGGATGTAATTAACAAATAACTGTCATTGTTGATGTTTTGTACGTAAATGATTACATTTATAATTTATACGTAAATATTTATGAATAATTTAACGAATTAACTATTTATGAATAATTTATATTACAATAAATTACAGCAATTTACATtacaataaataacaacaaattacaaaaaaaaaatgatacaaATACAATACAAACTTCAATTAGTCTTccttgtgacgggtatatccgccagaagcttgcgacgggtcaaatactacCCATATGGGTAGATCAGACAAAATAGAATGCTACTCTCTAGGCaatttgcttttgtcttatctcccCATTTGGGTAGTATTTGACCATTCGTAAGGTTGCGACGCATatgcccgtcacaaatgagaatttgcgtACAAACTTTTACTAcggtaataaattaaaataacacTAACGCATACAAAAGATCCACCACTTATGTCGATTTACCAAAAAATTAAATACTAAATACAAAATGCAATTATAAATTACCTGTAAATGAACAAAGAGActaaaaaacaaaatccttttttaaaaaataaattttaaataatgaTTTATGTTTAATCATTCATATAGTTGCAATAATCTTAAGAAAATATAAACTCGActaataaaattatataattttttttagaaaaaaggaaattaaaatttaatttttaaaaactaaaattatatttttaaaaagCAAAAAAGTTGTTACAATTAACGATATAATtagtaaaaatataatttaaatttTTAATATCCTCTCAGATCTGGACAGATATCCAATCATCACCGAGAATTAATTTGGAGCAAAAATTTCCGGCAACTATCTACCGGCCGCCATTTCATTTTCGGAAGGTGGCAATGATAGGCTACCATTTAATTTCCGTTACCACAAGTTCGTTTTTATGGCCAAATTATCATCATAATATCATAATAGAACGTAGCCTTGAATCGAATCGCCAAATAAATTATTTACGATAATAACAAATTCATAATTGGAATAATGGGCTAACATCCATTCACAACAGATTCCAATGAGCCTACACTTTCACATAATCACCAATCAACAATCGTGCAAGTCAAGAAAAAACCTGATGTAATTAAAAGACGATTTGAAAGTTTATTACTATGGAAATAAATTTTACATAAGATAAAATTCGAGTCAACTAAACAAACTTGGTCAGGTCAGCTCCTACCTATGTGGGTCGGGTCAGATCCATGTGGGTCAAATGGGGTCAAACACACGTGGATCAATTCGGGTCAGACCCATGTGGTTTAAGTCGGGCCAGACGCATATATTAGGGTTAGAGCCATTAGTTTCAACTCAATTCAGCTTGACTCAATTGTTTCGGGTCAAGTAGGACCCGAGATTAATTAATTTCACAAATCACTTTACGAAATTATAACATttcataaattaatttattaaaattacaagTAAAAAAATCCTATttacttaaattaattaatttaaaattcCATATgtgaaaaaaaataaacaattgtcAATCAACAAGAAAACTCAGATCTGAGTATTGAGAGCATTAAATGTCGATGCTCTTATTCAAACGCCTGATCAATTACAGGCGAAAACGGTAAGAGAGAGAAGTAAAACGTTTTTCACTAAAAAACGTACTGATAATGTCAGTAATGTCTTTTCTCAATTGAATCCTCCTACTACACCACTTAACTCCACCACTACAGGTATATATCTATCTCTATTTGTTATATATCATAGTTAGTAATGCGCGTTAACATTTTAATTCATACTTGTTTATAATAACGTGATTTAGGAGGTATATGTAGTCTAACCGACGTTGTTGAGCGATTGGTAAGAGATCTATGTGTCGAGTATGCTGAACTTTTAAATGAAATTCTTCCTTCTATAACTCCAAATGAAGAAAGACCAGGTCGTTATGTAATAACTTATCCTATTCACGTGGAGACTGTTCACAAACTCAAGAAAACTCATCCGTTGACTTAATTAATGACGGTAAGTATATTTTAAATATTTTCTTCAGTATTTTGTGTTAGTAAATAATTGAATTTGTACATAATAATTATTATGTATAAACTTTTAACGTATAATTTTAATATATTATATATCATGTTATAACACCGAATTCGTACATTAATAGCACGGATTTAAAACATGTGCAAGTTTTAAACCCTTATATGTTTTGTACGTGTTTTAACCAGTTATCATTATAAAACAAAtagagtataaaatattcatgtattttgatttacatttttaaatgttaataattatatcaatgatCTTAAAAACAtatccgtgcaattttgcacgggttgaaaactaGTAGGTTGTAATAGTTGAAGATGATCTTTAGTTAATTGAAAGTAAACTCAAATGATTATTAATGCACAAAAGGATTGAAAGATTACTTCAACAGAgtgcactttatttattttctggTGGCCATTGCAAAGGAACTTCATAGGTAAAGAACTAATTGGGGAGAATTCTTAAAATGAGTCACCTCTTTTGAAACTCCCATAATGCGCATGAAATGTCAAAATGCATTAGAAAGCAATCGTGTTGAACTGTGAGCCAAATACACAGTTTGACGAGTTACCTTGAGTGACTTTTTTCAGTCTAAGCCTTAAGTTTTGGGTTGGTTTGTAAGTGTGTTATGTAATCGTCAATAACGATGTTTATTGGCGAACCAAGATGTTGTTTAGCGATGGGTGCGGGTAGCCTACTACCACCCTTACCACGCTTCAATGACGTCCTTTTGTGGACACCCTTAATATCAAAAGTTTAATTTATGTTCTAGAATAGTTATTCTCTGATAAGTTTTGTTCCCAACAATATTACATCTTGATGTGTATGATTTCTTCATTGGATTAAAATAAAGGGTTTTTTTATAACTGTTACCACGAGTAAACCACTTTTTGAGAACTGTTaccaaggtaaaaaaaaaaaagtttgagaactgtagacacctcgtttctgcacccctcgcaaaccacccggtgatgattgggccgcatgtttgattcgcggaacgattagtgacagttcgtaagattatcgtcaagtgattgctcaaacatttatgtcaacctcttagttgtcatctacgtgccgatacggtcgttttggcagtaattagagtacattcgagtccgagtcaaaaaccgtctccattttcgatagttgttaaatcccgagtcgaatgttctggaatgttaggatatttctattccatattcatcaaattttatcttttggcaaacaatatcccgtaatattcaaaagataatcgaattaaatccgtcctaccataacttaaacgcggaaatctttcttagcgggaggaaacctccacgggaacagacgcagcagtgtctgcgcctcttccaagagacgcagtggctcgctgcgcctcttcccaggcccttctttgcatgatttacgtatcttttttatatctttccgagattcacttccaaagagtctccgaaaccctattccttcacgtgattagtataaataggagctttcgtttctcatatttctcacgcgagtgtccgcccttctcttctccctttgcattctagacttcgttcttactaattggcgcctacgtgcttggacttccgaccacgtaagctcggatcttccggtaccggcctctccgttgcatgaccgaccggtttgaccactacactcaatcaatctaattaatcaacttgttaaatcgttttcctcttaagagggcactctttccttgcattcgcgtcgagcatcactaatcgattttcttagttcttctcgttccgtcaacatgtaagtctgagggtgtattaatctcttcttttatttattgtattttgattattgtataacaattgtaaggtttatgtcgaaagtacctcattaaaaccgatttctaaaaccatctttaaaacctttttgcggatttccggagacagggacgtcgagaaaagacgcaagaatcgccgcgcctcttgaaggagcgcagcactctttgcgcctcttcgtgaggccgccgcagattcttcttttcttcttcctccgtctctCGTAATTCGTACCAAAattgtttcttttgttttgttctttaattcttcatcacggaaatttataattcatatgtatattaaccatcatcattaacatgtttaaatcgtcataaatccgactcaaatcccaaat contains the following coding sequences:
- the LOC141653323 gene encoding magnesium protoporphyrin IX methyltransferase, chloroplastic codes for the protein MSTFSTKTPLSFPLPLPLPFPSTTLNRTTNLTRTRKPTFAPLHATNPDTTTTAITILTGGSLAALAAALSLSDPELRRRQQAVEVGGGDKEVVREYFNGTGFQRWKKIYGDTDDVNKVQKDIRVGHAQTVENVVKLLSDERSLKGVTVCDAGCGTGLLSVPLAKLGAVVSASDISAAMVAEAQSKAKEEIKSGDNELVMPKFEVKDLESLDGKYDTVVCLDVLIHYPQDKADAMIAHLASLAEKRLVLSFAPKTFYYALLKRIGELFPGPSKATRAYLHAEADVEKALEKVGWKIRNRGLVTTQFYFSRMVEAVPAQ